The Acidimicrobiales bacterium genomic sequence GACGGTCTCGTGACGACGCAGCCGGATGATCGGCCGGGCCACACGGGCCATGCGCGCCGCGACGCCGGCCAGGCCCGCGCCCCGGAACAGGTTGAGCAGCACCGTCTCGGCCCGGTCGTCGGCCGTGTGACCGACACACACATCGGCCGGCAGTGCGTCGTAGCGGGCGGCCCGGGCCCGCGCCTCGAGATCGCCGCCCGGCGCCAAGTCGACGCGCCGGAGCTGGAACGTCGCGTCGAGCCCGTCGGCGAACGCCCGCACGAACTCGGCGTCGTCGTCGGCCGCGGCGCGAAGGCCGTGGTGGACGTGCCACACCACGATGTCGCGGCCGGCCTTGCGGGCCAACAACGCCATCGCGACGCTGTCGGCTCCCCCGCTCACGGCCATCGGCAGCGGCGCGTCACTCGCGGGAAACGAACACCGGTCGAGCATCTCGACCGCGCCCACGTTCAGGCTGCGGCGTCGGCGCCCACGCGAGCGATCCACAGGGTGGGCTCGCGGATCTCGTCGATCGA encodes the following:
- the tilS gene encoding tRNA lysidine(34) synthetase TilS; the protein is MDRSRGRRRRSLNVGAVEMLDRCSFPASDAPLPMAVSGGADSVAMALLARKAGRDIVVWHVHHGLRAAADDDAEFVRAFADGLDATFQLRRVDLAPGGDLEARARAARYDALPADVCVGHTADDRAETVLLNLFRGAGLAGVAARMARVARPIIRLRRHETVAVCAAAGIEARDDEMNHDPAYRRVGVRDRLLPAIEAEFGRDPVPLLNRHADLVADALVVIERDAAALDATDAAAVSDAPRSVAGEALRSWMARELGSADGIDRAAIDRVLLVADGTHIAAELPGGHRVARTAGVLRIERAT